One genomic window of Macadamia integrifolia cultivar HAES 741 unplaced genomic scaffold, SCU_Mint_v3 scaffold2286, whole genome shotgun sequence includes the following:
- the LOC122066192 gene encoding uncharacterized protein LOC122066192, with protein MAVASLSICTSSLTHGSRDHNPRYRKPSVPSPLIISETWNINGDHEMRSLSRKFTVSAGTEGSAKSSKSEETIPSWAKPDSDEPPPWAQDESKKNVSEQTLEIPFYVYLLASAVVAIAAIGSVFEYVNQKPVFGVLNPDSIFYVPLLGFFAFTGVPTSAFLWFKSVQAANKAAEEQDQRDGYL; from the exons ATGGCTGTTGCTTCATTGTCTATATGCACTTCAAGTTTAACCCATGGATCAAGAGATCACAATCCAAGATACAGGAAACCTTCTGTACCTAGTCCATTAATTATTTCAGAAACTTGGAATATAAATGGTGATCATGAAATGAGGAGTTTATCTCGTAAATTTACTGTATCAGCCGGTACAGAAGGATCAGCAAAATCAAGCAAGTCAGAAGAGACAATTCCCTCATGGGCTAAACCAGATTCAGATGAGCCACCTCCTTGGGCTCAAGatgaaagcaagaaaaatgtgtCTGAACAGACCTTGGAGATTCCCTTCTATGTTTATTTACTTGCTTCAGCTGTCGTTGCAATTGCTGCG ATAGGTTCTGTTTTCGAATATGTGAACCAGAAACCTGTTTTTGGCGTATTGAATCCTGACAGCATTTTCTATGTTCCACTGCTCGGCTTCTTTGCCTTCACTGGTGTCCCAACTTCT GCATTCCTGTGGTTCAAATCTGTTCAAGCTGCTAACAAGGCAGCTGAGGAGCAAGACCAAAGAGATGGTTATCTATAG